The Pectobacterium parmentieri genome segment TTCAGGTGACAAACCTTCTGGGTTAGCAAAACTAGCAAGAAGTATCTGACCGAGAGGTTGTTTCTGACCGTTGCTGTAGTTGCCTTCGATCGTGCCGTCGTCATTTATAGCAAAACCGGTCAGTGCCCCTGGAGCATAACCGTTCTGAATCGGGCTTTTGTAACTATATTCCGTGTTTTGCTGCACGCTACCGGTTAAATCAATAGTGAAAGTACCATTCGCAGCACCATTCGTTCCCGTAAGATTGATAGTGAAAGGGGTATGTGCAGTGGCACCAGTAGAACTTAAAGCACCATTCGCTTCAAAATTCAATGTTCCAGCAGATTGATATACCGCTGGTGTTATAGAGCCATCTCGGGCATATGTTTGCCACGTATTATTTGCCGTTTTGACAAAATACAACGTGAAATCATGTTTGTTCCCTTGGCTGTCATAAGTCGTCAGATTTGTTTTACTGTTATAGGTGCCTTCGGCACCAGGCGTTGTGGCCCAAGAGCCTGTTGGGACGGCATCGGAAGATTTCAGGTTAGCTTTCAAGGTAGCTGCTGTTGTCGCACGCGACAGCATATCACCATCAGGAACAGTCAACGGTACGGGATCGGCCCCCGTTTGAACAACGGGCGGCGTACCCGTGACTGGGTAACCCGTCAACTGCATGCCTTGTGCGTTGACGATATTACGGCCGTTCAGCATAAACTGACCATTACGGCTGTAATAAGTAGAACCATTGGTGTCTTGCAGACGGTAAAAACCACCGCCGCTAATCGCGATGTCTAGATCCCGCGAGGACGACGTCACAGTACCATTACCGAAATCCTGCAATACCGATGCAACCTTCACACCCATACCGACTTTAGAACCGGCAAACATGTCGGCAAATGTGACAGCCCCGGATTTAAATCCCACTGTTGCTGAGTTAGCGATGTTATTACCGATAACATCCAGATTATTAGATGCAGCGTTTAAACCACTGACCGCCTGAGAAAACCCCATGTCGCTCTCCAGATAAATTGATTAAATCATATTCCAGATAGTTAGTATCACTGGAATACTATGAAATTTATACCGTTACAGAATCTGTCTGACATTATCCATCGTGGCTCTGCCGCGCAGACCTAAATCCAGCAATGCACCGCTATCACCGCGAACAACACTATTTACAACCGCATAGCTCAATGGCTGAACAACCTGCTGCGCCCCACCGGTGCTGGCAGCAACCGTGAAGGTATAAGCGCCATCAGGTGCAACCGAACCATCAGAAAGTTTACTATCCCAGTTGAATGAGTGAACTCCAGCAGAAAGCGTCCCCAGTTCAATCGTACGAACAGCTTTGCCTGTCGCATCATTGACGGTGACGGTGACAGCTTCAGCCGCTTTTTCCAGTTCAACACCAAAAGGAGTACTCGTTTCCTTACCAACAAGGATTTCTTTTCCTGGAACCATGACGCTGCGACCAATCAGCGTTGTTGCTTGCATAGATTGATTGTTATTAATCTGACCGGAGATAGAGCCCAGAGTGGTGTTCAACTTTTCAATACCACTGACCGTATTGAGCTGAGCAAGTTGGCTTACCAGTTGATCGTTGCTCATCGGATTCGTTGGGTCTTGATTCTTCAACTGAGCAACAAGAAGCGTCAAAAACTGATTTTGAAGGTCGGCGCTGCTATTCTTCTCTACCGCCGTTGTCGACGATGTATTCTGTGTTCTAGTTGCTGAGGAAGTATCATTAGTTGTGATAGACATTATTTCGTCTCCCGATTATTGCCCGATCGTTAACGTCTTCATCATCATCGACTTTGTCGTATTCAAAACTTCGACGTTCGCCTGATAACTACGCGATGCAGAAATGGTGTTCACCATTTCTGCCACTGGGTCAACATTCGGCATGCGAACGTATCCCTGCCCATCAGCCAGTGGATTGCCCGGTTCGTAAACCAGACGGGCAGGCGATGGATCTTCGATAACATTAGCAACGCGCACACCGCCAGTTGACTGCCCAGGTGCTGCATTCACCTCGAATACAACCTGTTTGGCGCGATAAGGCTCACCATCTGGACCCGTTACACTGTCTGCGTTAGCCAGATTACTGGCGCTCACATTCAGACGCTGAGATTGCGCAGAGAGCGCTGAGCCTGAAATTTCGAATATATTTAATAACGACATGAATCTTTACCTTCTCATCGCGCTACGATCATGAACCTGACTGCAAGACTGACATCATGCCTCTAATCTGCCCGCCCAGAACGGTCAGACTGGTTTGATATTTCAGGCTGTTATCGGCAAAATTAGTGCGTTCCCGGTCCATATCGACCGTATTACCGTCTAATGCAGGCTGATCCGGTACGCGATAGAGCAAATCAAGCTCTGGCGGCTGAAAATTCTGTGCCGGTATATGCCGTACAGATGTGGTTTTCAGCGCGATACCCGTACCGTTCACCCGACCTTGCTCCATCGTTTTACTGAGCTGGCTGGCAAAATCAATATCCCTGGCCTGATAGCCAGGCGTATCCGCATTAGCAATATTCGCGGCCAGAATTTCCTGCCGCTGGGCACGCAAGTTCAACGCTTCCTGCTGAAACCGCAATGAGGCGTCTAATTTATCAAGCATGCTCCCTCCGCAAGTTAGAATTTGGAGTGGGTAGGATAATTCTCATTATGGCTATACCATCGAACGAATAGGCACCAAATGCAGTGCTATTTATTGCCTTAACCTTACACTGACATCGTTACACTTATGCTCGACATAATCGGAATCAGGAGAGCTGAACTGGAATGAAAACAATACATTATTATCTCTGCCTGGTGCCGTTCTGTTTTTTCATCTTGTGCGCCCCTATCAATGCGAACGACCTTCCGGCACAGATCAATCAATTTTTCGCCTCACGTTTTCAGGGAAGCACGAATACCGTTAACGTTGTGATAAAATCGCCGGAATCGCAATGGCCACAGTGCGAAGCGCCCCAAATCACGCAGCCCGGGAATACAAGAGCGTGGGGAAATGTGAGCCTGTCTGTACGTTGTGAGCAGCAGCGCCGTTTCATTCAAACCGAAGTTCAGGTAACAGGGAACTATGTCACCAGTTCACGGCCTATAAATCGTGGGACAACACTGACAGAAAATGACATTGGTTTGACGAAAGGTAGGCTCGATTTATTACCGTTGCGCCCTATACTGACGTTACAAGGTGCACAGGGCGCAGTCCTTTTACGCGATCTCACACCTGGTCAGGTTATTACTGCCTCCATGATCAGACGCGCCTGGGTCGTAAAGGCGGGTCAGTCTGTACAAATTATCGCCCAAGGTGAAGGCTTCACGATTAATGGCGAAGGGAAAGCCATGAACAACGCAGCAGCAGGACAGGCCGTCAGAGTTAGAACAGCAAATGGACAAATAATCAGCGGAATTACGAACGAAGATGGGATTATTCTGATCTCACAGTAATTAATTAAAGATTTGCTCATGTTTGCCGATGATAGCTACAGAGTCATTACTGACGACGTTTTAAAATTGAACACCAATGTGACAAACATTCCGTAACACGTTGGTGATTAACTATTTATCCTCAAATTAGAGGGATGTATTATGAGTATTGATCGCACACAATCACTGAAGCCGGTCAGTCAAATTCAACAACGCGAATCTGGCGATATTGCTAAAACCAAACGCAAACAGGCTGAAACTCAGTCTGAAGTCAGCGCAACACAGGTAAAGCTGAGCGATGCACAGGCAAAATTGATGCAACCAGGTACGCAGGATATAGACATGGCCCGCGTTGAAACCCTAAAACAGGCAATTCGTGATGGCTCACTGAAAATTGATGCAGGAAAAATTGCGGATGCGTTACTTAAAGAAACGCAGGATTTTTTAGCAGGTAATTAACACTATGGAAAATCTACAATCGATCCTAGAACAACTGCTGAATAACCTGCATGATCTTGATACTGTTATGTCTGAAGAGCAAACGCTGCTTTGTGCAGGCCATATTAATAATATTGCTCTGCAACAGGTGACAGAGAATAAGACGTCTTTGCTGGCAACGATGCAATATTTGGAAAATCGACGCCACGAAACTGAGTCCATTCTCAAACTGCAGGCGCCTTATGATGGTATCGTTCAGCTATCTGCCTACTGGCAGCAAGTGCAAGAACTCACCAGACGCTTAAACGATCAGAATAAGCATAATGGTCTTCTGCTCAGCCGACATATTGCATATACGAACGAAGCGATTGATATACTGAAACCCCGCCATGGTCAGGGGCTGTATGGTCCTGATGGTCAGTCGAAAGGCATGACCGTTGGTGGGAGAAAAATCACTTTCTAAAAGTCTCTGCCATTTAGCAGAGACTCCTCACCATTAAAAATAGTCAGTTATTTCAAATACCTATTTAATTAAAAATTACTTATAGTTTACTGCAATATCGATTGTGCGGACAATGAACGTATGATTAATGCGCCCATTTCCCTCAATATAGTATACAAAACGAAACTCGTTATTAGCAGCTAATCCATCAAATGCTCGAGTTTGTCCATCGCCACTTCCATTTAAGTCAACGCAACGCTGCGGCGATTGTGAACAAAGTTTCACAACCAATCCAGTAGGTATCACTGAATCAATTGCATATCGCCAATATATTGTCGTAATAGTCTCGTCCGGCTTAAGCACTGTGTTAGGAGCAAAAGCCGACGTCGTAATCATTTCACCACGGTAATCAAGTTTTATTCCCGGCTGACTCCCATTCCAACTACCCGGTGTTGCAATGGCACAAAGCGGAAGAGCTAACACTATTGTTGCGGCCAGATAACCTATCACCTTTTTCATTATTGAGCTTCCCCTATGACCGATGTCATCCGAATTTGGCGATGATCGCTGATTTCCAAATTAGAAAGTACAGCCATGTTTGGCAGACTACGATGCAGGAATCGTGCAAGTAAAGCTCGTAAAGCATGGTTCACAAGCAGAACAGGCGGAGCCCCCAACATTTCCTGCCGCTGTAGTGCTTGCTTCGCCTGTTCAAGCAGTCGGTCTGCAAGCCCCGGTTCAAGGCCACCGCCCCCCTGAAGAGCCTGTAGAAGAAGGCGTTCCAGCGAGCCTTCCAGACCGATAACCTGAAGTTCGCTATCTCCTGGGAACCACTGTTGAGTGATAGCACGTCCCAGAGCAACCCTCACCACCGTGGTGAGTTCATAAGGGTCTGGTTGCACGGGCGCATGCTCAGCCAACGTTTCCATGATAGTACGCATATCCCTGATAGAAACCTTCTCGCTGAGCAGGTTTTGCAAAACTTTGTGCAAGGTGGTTAACGTCACAACGCCTGGGATGAAGTCTTCTGTCAACTTTGGCATTTCTTGAGCAACACGCTCCATCAATTGCTGGGCTTCTTGTCGGCCAAACAATTCACTAGCATGTAATGCGATTAAGTGATTCAAATGTGTTGCAATCACTGTACTTGCCTCTACGACAGTGAACCCCTGAACTTGAGCCTGGTCCTTCAGGGCATTATCAATCCAGACCGCTGGTAACCCAAATGCAGGATCTTGTGTGGCCTCGCCAGACAAAGAACCAACTGCATTCCCTGGATTAATAGCCATCCAACGGCCAGGATGAGCCTCACCGCTCCCCACTTCAACACCCTTCATTAATATGCGGTAACTGGCAGGCTGAAGCTCCAGGTTATCCCGGATATGAACCACTGGCGGCAAGTATCCCATTTCCTGAGCAAATTTCTTTCTGATACTACGAATTCTACCCAATAGTTCGCCATCTTGCTGCGCGTCAACCATGGGGATCAATCGATAACCGACCTCCATGCCCAATGGATCTTCAAGCTGCACATCAGACCAACTGGCTTCAATAACCTGATGCTTCTCCATTGATGCCGGTATAGACTGCATCGCAGGCTCTTTTATCTGTTCACCACGCATCCACCAAGCAAGCCCCAGCAAAGATGCAGTGAATAACAGAAAGACAAAATTAGGCATTCCGGGAACCAACCCAATAAGCCCAATCACTGCCGCACTCAGCACCATAACCCGCGGATTATTGAAGAGTTGGGTGACCATCTGTTGACCAACATCCTGATCGGTACTCACGCGAGTAACAATAACACCCGCAGCGGTAGAAATAATCAGAGCGGGGATCTGAGCAACCAGGCCATCACCAATAGTAAGCAGCGTATAGCTTTCCGCCGCCTGCCCTACGGCCATTCCGTGCTGCACGACACCGACGATCAATCCACCGACAATGTTGATGACCATAATAATCAGTCCAGCGACAGCATCACCACGCACAAACTTACTAGCGCCATCCATTGAACCATAAAAATCTGACTCCTGAGTTACCTCAGAGCGACGCTTTTTCGCCTCTTCTTCACCAATTATCCCAGCATTAAGATCGGCATCGATCGCCATCTGTTTGCCTGGCATACCATCCAACACAAAGCGGGCACCAACTTCAGCAATACGCCCGGCACCTTTGGTGATAACCATGAAGTTGATTAAGACAAGAATGATAAAGACCACAATACCAATAGCGAAATTCCCACCTACAAGGAAGTGTCCAAATGCTTCGACAACTTTTCCTGCCGCTGCAGTCCCCGTATGTCCCTCCAGCAAAATGATACGTGTAGAGGCGACGTTGAGTGACAAGCGAAGTAGCGTAGAAAACAGCAGGATCGTAGGGAATGCCGCAAACTCCAGTGTCCGTTGTGTAAACATCGCAACCAGCAATACCATGATTGATAGTGCGATATTAAAGGTAAATAGCAGATCCAGAATGAATGGCGGCAGCGGCAATACCATCATGGAAAGTATCAGCAGGATCAGTATAGGTCCGGCTAATATTTGCCACTGGGTACCTTTCATATTACTCGGTAAACGAAGAAAAGCGGCCAAATTAGCCATCAGTAGTATTCTCTTTAGCAAAATCCAGTGCATCCGGCACTGGCAGATGTTTCGGTTTTCTAGGAATTAATCCACCTTCCCGCTTCCAGCGTTTCAGTTGATAAACCCAAGCTAAGACTTCTGCAACAGCAGCATACAACGCAGCAGGTATATGCTCTCCGACCTCTGAATGACGAAATAACGCTCGCGCCAACGGCGGCGCTTCTAAAATAGGAACGCGATGATCGATCCCCAGTTCGCGAATACGCAAAGCGATTTCACCAGCCCCTTTGGCCAACACTTTCGGCGCATTCATTTTTTTATCATCATATCGCAATGCTACCGCATAATGTGTTGGGTTAGTGACTATCACATCAGCCTTGGGAACATCAGCCATCATTCTACGTTGAGCCATTGCTCTTTGCTGCTGACGAATACGTCCTTTGACGTGAGGGTCACCCTCGCTCTGTTTATGCTCATCACGAATTTCCTGCTTCGTCATCCGTAATTTTTTAATATGACTCCAGACTTGCCAGAACACATCAAACGCAACCATAGGAATGAGGCCCATAATGATGAGAAAGCCACACATTACGGCCAATTCTAACGCATCACCTAAAGCCGCAATCGGCGCTTCGGACACCAAATGCAATATTTTCGGCCAGTTATGGATCAGGAACAAGGTACTGATGATCCCGACCATAACTGATTTCAATATCGCCTTGAAAAGTTCAGCCAGTGATTGGGCAGAAAATAAACGTTTTAACCCAGAAATAGGATCGAGTTTTTTGAAATCAACTTTTAATGACTTAGTGCTAAATAATATTCCACCCAGCAGCATCGGAGCAGACAACGCCACCAACACCGACCCTAGCATAATTGGTATCACCGCGGATGCCGCCTGGTGTAACAATGAACCTACATGCCGTAGCATTTGGGTATCATCACCAATCGTCGCGTAATCAAAATTTAATGACTGCGCGACAATTACGGCCAATCGGCCAGCCATAGCATCGCCACCCATCCACAAAATAGCCAGCCCTGCGACCATCATCAGAACAGAGGTCAACTCTCGAGAGCGTGGAACCTGGCCCTCTTCTCGTGCCTTTTCCTCCTTTTGGGGAGTGGGGGCCTCTGTTTTTTCCAGATCGCTATCTTCAGCCACTATGGCGTTCCTGTTACAACTTTCGGGATAGGAGTTTGCTGCTTAGCATGACAAATATGGGAAAAATTTATGGCTGGAACAACGAGAAAAACTAACGCTTCTTTAGCGAATAGTAAGAATGAAAGGAAAAAGGGGAAAATCAAATTTAGCTATTTATGGCCATAAATCTGGCCATAAATAACCGGAGCAGAGGCACTCTAACCTTCTAAAAAAAGAAAATGATTCCTTTTTTTAAAGCAAAGCTCATTAGAACCCGAGACTATCCAGAAGGTCATCAACCTGATCTTGGTTGGCTACAATACCTGCTGCACCTTTGTCCAACTGTGGTCCATTAAGAAGACCATCATTCGCACGCTTAGGTGCATCTGGTTTTTCTGGGATATTTTCCAGCAGCACCATCAGCAATTGTTTTTCGATCTCCTGAACAACATCCATCATACGCTTGATTACCTGACCGGTAAGGTCCTGGAAATCCTGCGCCATCATAATTTCCAACAATTGAGCGTTGGTAAACGAGGTATGCTGTGGTACATCTTCAAGATAGCTACGCGTATCTGTTACCAATTCTCGTGCATCAGCCAATTCGATTGGATTTTCAAACCATTCATCCCAACGAACCTTCAGAGATTTAGCATCAGCTTCTAATTGGTTCTGACGCGGCTGTGCAGCCTCTACGCAGTTCAGAGCTCGCTCCGCTGCTTGCGCAGTCATCTGGACAACATAGTCAAGACGATCGCGGGCATCAGGAATAGCCTCTGCGGCTTCTGCTATCGCATTATCCAGACCCAGTTCTTTCAAACTGTCGCGCAGCATACGAGTTAATTGGCCGATACGCGAAATGATCTCGGTAGCTGAAGCTGTGTCGTTCACAGACGGCATATGTGGCGTCATAAGATCCCCTTACATACCCAGTTTTTCGAAAATCTTATTCAGCTTTTCTTCAAGGGTGGCTGCAGTAAATGGTTTAACTACATAGCCGCTAGCACCCGCTTGTGCTGCAGCGATAATGTTCTCTTTCTTAGCTTCCGCCGTTACCATCAGCACGGGAAGGCTGGAAAGCGCACCGTCAGCACGAATAGTCTGTAACAGTTCCAGTCCATCCATGTTGGGCATATTCCAGTCAGAAATGACGAAATCAAAAGCACTAGCGCGAAGCTTATTCAGTGCATCTGCGCCATCCTCTGCCTCTTCTACGTTATTAAATCCCAGTTCCTTCAGCAGATTACGGACAATTCGGCGCATCGTCGAAAAATCATCCACTACCAGAAATCTGAGTTCTTTATCGGCCATACCTACTCCTAAAATATTTATTGCTCACCGAGAGCTACTTATATACGTAATGCCTGTCCGGCAGAGATTTGTGCCAACATACGCTGGCTCACCTGGTGCAAATCCACCACTTCATCAACGCCACCCATAGCAATCGCTTCACGTGGCATCCCAAAAACCACACAACTTGCTTCATTTTGGGCCAGAGTATAAGCGCCGGCCTGATGGAGTTCCAACATGCCAGCCGCCCCATCATTCCCCATCCCAGTAAGGATTACCCCTACGGCATTCCGCCCGGCGTATTGTGCAACCGAACGGAATAACACATCAACTGATGGACGATGCCGATTCACTGGAGGCCCATCATTTAAACGTACTTGATAGTTTGCCCCACTACGAGCCAGTTCAAGATGGCGAGCTCCAGGAGCAATGTATGCATGCCCAGGAAGCACACGTTCCCCGTCTTCTGCTTCTTTTACCGTAATCTGACATAGCTTGTTCAAACGCTCAGCAAATGACTTCGTAAAGCCAGGTGGCATGTGCTGTGTAATCAATAGCGCAGGACTTGTTGGCGGCAGGGGCTGTAATACATGTCGTATTGCTTCCGTCCCCCCCGTGGATGCACCAATCGCGATCAGCTTCTCACTACTGAGCAGTGGCATATGCTGAATAATTTTTGTCGGCTCTGCTGCGGTGCTACGTTGCGGCAAACGCGCTTTCGCAGCCATACGAATTTTTTCTGCAATCAGTTCACTGTACGCCAGCATCCCTTCGCGGATACCCAGTTGCGGTTTGGTGACAAAATCAATAGCACCAAGTTCCAGCGCGCGAAGCGTAATTTCTGAACCCTTTCCCGTCAGCGACGACACCATTACAACAGGCATCGGACGCAAACGCATAAGTTTTTCAAGAAAATCCAGCCCATCCATACGCGGCATTTCAACATCCAGTGTTAATACCTGAGGATTGAATTTTTTAATCAAATCACGAGCAACTAATGGATCTGGTGCGGTCGCGACAACTTCCATATCGGGATGGCTATTAATTATTTCAGTCATGATCTGGCGCATCAGGGCAGAATCATCAACACATAATACTCTTATTTTGCTCATTATCTTTCCTTAGCCAGTCCATATACAGTTTGCCCACGCAAATAGAATTCTCGACTAATCTGGCTGAAATTCTCTGAATGCCCAGCGAATAGCAACCCGCCCGGTTTAAGCATCGGGACAAATCGACGGAGAATACGCTCTTGGGTTTCTTTATCGAAATAAATCATTACATTGCGACAAAAAATAGCATCGAATGGTGCAGGGACGGACCAATCAGGCGCGAGTAGATTGAGTTGTTGGAAATGCACCATAGACGCAAGTTCCGGGCGGGCTCGAACTAAGCCGCTATGCGGCCCGGTGCCGCGTAAAAAAAACTTCTGGAGCTGCTGTGGAGAAAGAGAGCGTAACTCCTCCTGACGGTAGATGCCAGCGGTTGCCTTTTCTAACACTTGAGTATCAATATCACTGGCCCACACCTGACATCCGCTCGCTTTATTACCTAAGACCTCAGCAAGAGTCATCGCCAATGAATAAGGTTCTTCCCCTGTGGAAGCTGCTGTACTCCAAATGGTATAGCCATTCGGACGTTTTCTGGCATGTTCTGCCAATATAGGAAAATGGTGAGCTTCGCGAAAAAACGCCGTCAGATTAGTCGTTAATGCATTAACAAAGGCTTGCCATTCCGCACTGTTTGGATCCGACTCCAAGAGCGCTAAGTATTGGCCAAAATCATTGATTCCAAGTAAACGGAGACGTCTAACCAAACGGTTATAAACCATTTCGCGTTTGTGATCGGCCAAGACAATTCCAGCGCGCTGATATATTAATTGGCTGATTCGCCGGAAATGCGTATCCGACAGAGGCAACCGATCAACCATCTGTGTCAGAATAGAGGCAGATTCGGGGCGATTTTGCGATGGTGTGCTTTTCATATCAAACCGCTCGAATAGTGTTTTTTGCTATGGTGTTTTTCAATCTGAACTTTCCTTTACAGCTAACGCAGGTTTTTATTGTCATTCGTCAATTGCTCATCGCATTGCGATTAAAACTGACACTGTATTGGTAATACACACCACAAGTTCTGAAAACAGAACGCGTGGTATGTCTGTTCTACCAAAGCCACATGCTGTCGGGTGGCGTTGTCCCTTTCATCACAGCCGTGCTACCTGCTTGCTTTGCTCTCTGGCTTTAATACCAAAGTCAACATCACCCCATCATATCCATAACATAAGTTACAGATTGAACAATACCATGAATTGCCCTGCTTCAAAGCACCAAGTGCTATATCACCGTGAATCCAAAATGTGCGCAGATAAATTACGATAAATAAACAATCACCCAGCCACCAACATATAAGCAACTGGGGGATTAGTA includes the following:
- the flgE gene encoding flagellar hook protein FlgE, translating into MGFSQAVSGLNAASNNLDVIGNNIANSATVGFKSGAVTFADMFAGSKVGMGVKVASVLQDFGNGTVTSSSRDLDIAISGGGFYRLQDTNGSTYYSRNGQFMLNGRNIVNAQGMQLTGYPVTGTPPVVQTGADPVPLTVPDGDMLSRATTAATLKANLKSSDAVPTGSWATTPGAEGTYNSKTNLTTYDSQGNKHDFTLYFVKTANNTWQTYARDGSITPAVYQSAGTLNFEANGALSSTGATAHTPFTINLTGTNGAANGTFTIDLTGSVQQNTEYSYKSPIQNGYAPGALTGFAINDDGTIEGNYSNGQKQPLGQILLASFANPEGLSPEGDNAWSETASSGQAVVGLAGTGSLGKLIGKSTESSNVDLSKELVNMIVAQRNYQSNAQTIKTQDSILQTLVSLR
- the flgD gene encoding flagellar hook assembly protein FlgD, with the protein product MSITTNDTSSATRTQNTSSTTAVEKNSSADLQNQFLTLLVAQLKNQDPTNPMSNDQLVSQLAQLNTVSGIEKLNTTLGSISGQINNNQSMQATTLIGRSVMVPGKEILVGKETSTPFGVELEKAAEAVTVTVNDATGKAVRTIELGTLSAGVHSFNWDSKLSDGSVAPDGAYTFTVAASTGGAQQVVQPLSYAVVNSVVRGDSGALLDLGLRGRATMDNVRQIL
- the flgC gene encoding flagellar basal body rod protein FlgC — translated: MSLLNIFEISGSALSAQSQRLNVSASNLANADSVTGPDGEPYRAKQVVFEVNAAPGQSTGGVRVANVIEDPSPARLVYEPGNPLADGQGYVRMPNVDPVAEMVNTISASRSYQANVEVLNTTKSMMMKTLTIGQ
- the flgB gene encoding flagellar basal body rod protein FlgB, which codes for MLDKLDASLRFQQEALNLRAQRQEILAANIANADTPGYQARDIDFASQLSKTMEQGRVNGTGIALKTTSVRHIPAQNFQPPELDLLYRVPDQPALDGNTVDMDRERTNFADNSLKYQTSLTVLGGQIRGMMSVLQSGS
- the flgA gene encoding flagellar basal body P-ring formation chaperone FlgA, with product MKTIHYYLCLVPFCFFILCAPINANDLPAQINQFFASRFQGSTNTVNVVIKSPESQWPQCEAPQITQPGNTRAWGNVSLSVRCEQQRRFIQTEVQVTGNYVTSSRPINRGTTLTENDIGLTKGRLDLLPLRPILTLQGAQGAVLLRDLTPGQVITASMIRRAWVVKAGQSVQIIAQGEGFTINGEGKAMNNAAAGQAVRVRTANGQIISGITNEDGIILISQ
- the flgM gene encoding flagellar biosynthesis anti-sigma factor FlgM — its product is MSIDRTQSLKPVSQIQQRESGDIAKTKRKQAETQSEVSATQVKLSDAQAKLMQPGTQDIDMARVETLKQAIRDGSLKIDAGKIADALLKETQDFLAGN
- a CDS encoding flagella synthesis protein FlgN, translated to MENLQSILEQLLNNLHDLDTVMSEEQTLLCAGHINNIALQQVTENKTSLLATMQYLENRRHETESILKLQAPYDGIVQLSAYWQQVQELTRRLNDQNKHNGLLLSRHIAYTNEAIDILKPRHGQGLYGPDGQSKGMTVGGRKITF
- a CDS encoding flagellar protein FlhE, which translates into the protein MKKVIGYLAATIVLALPLCAIATPGSWNGSQPGIKLDYRGEMITTSAFAPNTVLKPDETITTIYWRYAIDSVIPTGLVVKLCSQSPQRCVDLNGSGDGQTRAFDGLAANNEFRFVYYIEGNGRINHTFIVRTIDIAVNYK
- the flhA gene encoding flagellar biosynthesis protein FlhA — its product is MANLAAFLRLPSNMKGTQWQILAGPILILLILSMMVLPLPPFILDLLFTFNIALSIMVLLVAMFTQRTLEFAAFPTILLFSTLLRLSLNVASTRIILLEGHTGTAAAGKVVEAFGHFLVGGNFAIGIVVFIILVLINFMVITKGAGRIAEVGARFVLDGMPGKQMAIDADLNAGIIGEEEAKKRRSEVTQESDFYGSMDGASKFVRGDAVAGLIIMVINIVGGLIVGVVQHGMAVGQAAESYTLLTIGDGLVAQIPALIISTAAGVIVTRVSTDQDVGQQMVTQLFNNPRVMVLSAAVIGLIGLVPGMPNFVFLLFTASLLGLAWWMRGEQIKEPAMQSIPASMEKHQVIEASWSDVQLEDPLGMEVGYRLIPMVDAQQDGELLGRIRSIRKKFAQEMGYLPPVVHIRDNLELQPASYRILMKGVEVGSGEAHPGRWMAINPGNAVGSLSGEATQDPAFGLPAVWIDNALKDQAQVQGFTVVEASTVIATHLNHLIALHASELFGRQEAQQLMERVAQEMPKLTEDFIPGVVTLTTLHKVLQNLLSEKVSIRDMRTIMETLAEHAPVQPDPYELTTVVRVALGRAITQQWFPGDSELQVIGLEGSLERLLLQALQGGGGLEPGLADRLLEQAKQALQRQEMLGAPPVLLVNHALRALLARFLHRSLPNMAVLSNLEISDHRQIRMTSVIGEAQ
- the flhB gene encoding flagellar biosynthesis protein FlhB, whose amino-acid sequence is MAEDSDLEKTEAPTPQKEEKAREEGQVPRSRELTSVLMMVAGLAILWMGGDAMAGRLAVIVAQSLNFDYATIGDDTQMLRHVGSLLHQAASAVIPIMLGSVLVALSAPMLLGGILFSTKSLKVDFKKLDPISGLKRLFSAQSLAELFKAILKSVMVGIISTLFLIHNWPKILHLVSEAPIAALGDALELAVMCGFLIIMGLIPMVAFDVFWQVWSHIKKLRMTKQEIRDEHKQSEGDPHVKGRIRQQQRAMAQRRMMADVPKADVIVTNPTHYAVALRYDDKKMNAPKVLAKGAGEIALRIRELGIDHRVPILEAPPLARALFRHSEVGEHIPAALYAAVAEVLAWVYQLKRWKREGGLIPRKPKHLPVPDALDFAKENTTDG
- the cheZ gene encoding protein phosphatase CheZ; protein product: MTPHMPSVNDTASATEIISRIGQLTRMLRDSLKELGLDNAIAEAAEAIPDARDRLDYVVQMTAQAAERALNCVEAAQPRQNQLEADAKSLKVRWDEWFENPIELADARELVTDTRSYLEDVPQHTSFTNAQLLEIMMAQDFQDLTGQVIKRMMDVVQEIEKQLLMVLLENIPEKPDAPKRANDGLLNGPQLDKGAAGIVANQDQVDDLLDSLGF
- the cheY gene encoding chemotaxis response regulator CheY — translated: MADKELRFLVVDDFSTMRRIVRNLLKELGFNNVEEAEDGADALNKLRASAFDFVISDWNMPNMDGLELLQTIRADGALSSLPVLMVTAEAKKENIIAAAQAGASGYVVKPFTAATLEEKLNKIFEKLGM
- a CDS encoding protein-glutamate methylesterase/protein-glutamine glutaminase, with translation MSKIRVLCVDDSALMRQIMTEIINSHPDMEVVATAPDPLVARDLIKKFNPQVLTLDVEMPRMDGLDFLEKLMRLRPMPVVMVSSLTGKGSEITLRALELGAIDFVTKPQLGIREGMLAYSELIAEKIRMAAKARLPQRSTAAEPTKIIQHMPLLSSEKLIAIGASTGGTEAIRHVLQPLPPTSPALLITQHMPPGFTKSFAERLNKLCQITVKEAEDGERVLPGHAYIAPGARHLELARSGANYQVRLNDGPPVNRHRPSVDVLFRSVAQYAGRNAVGVILTGMGNDGAAGMLELHQAGAYTLAQNEASCVVFGMPREAIAMGGVDEVVDLHQVSQRMLAQISAGQALRI